A single Thermofilum sp. DNA region contains:
- a CDS encoding D-isomer specific 2-hydroxyacid dehydrogenase family protein, translating to MRIMYKVAVVNSRSFGVSAPDLLEKLRQHAQVDFIDVDKKARGKDLAEKLSGYHFIVASVTPLYDADFMRLQKDLLLIARHGIGVDNVDVKAATEEGVLVTRVPGFKERDAVAELAVALALDAVRRVTYSSQLVRAGRWSERGRIVGFNIAGKTVGLVGLGNIGSRVAEIFSKGFGARVLAYDPYVKPEDAAKFGARLTDLDTLLRESDIISLHAPLTPETYHMIDERAFEKMKEGVIIVNTARGELIDTAALVRALESGKVAGAGLDVVEGEPIGADHPLLRFNNVVITPHIGANTREGLRGMDESNVDAILKVIRGEPPTEYLVNPEVLKRGTRAKLRAPGTEASLR from the coding sequence ATGAGAATCATGTACAAGGTAGCAGTGGTGAACTCCCGCTCTTTCGGGGTGAGCGCCCCGGACCTTCTGGAGAAGCTGCGCCAGCACGCTCAGGTCGACTTCATCGACGTGGACAAGAAGGCCCGCGGTAAGGATCTAGCTGAAAAGCTTTCAGGCTACCACTTCATCGTAGCTAGTGTCACACCGCTCTACGACGCCGACTTTATGAGGCTCCAGAAAGACCTTCTGCTGATCGCGAGGCACGGGATAGGTGTGGATAATGTTGACGTGAAGGCTGCTACCGAGGAGGGCGTACTGGTGACGCGCGTTCCAGGCTTCAAAGAGCGCGATGCTGTAGCAGAGCTCGCCGTGGCGCTCGCTCTCGACGCGGTGAGGCGCGTAACCTACTCTAGCCAGCTCGTGAGAGCGGGCCGGTGGTCGGAGAGAGGGAGAATCGTAGGCTTCAACATCGCTGGGAAAACTGTCGGCTTAGTAGGCCTCGGGAACATTGGGAGCAGAGTTGCGGAAATCTTCTCGAAGGGTTTCGGTGCAAGAGTCCTCGCCTATGACCCCTACGTGAAGCCTGAAGACGCCGCGAAGTTCGGAGCTCGGCTGACCGACCTCGATACCCTGCTGCGGGAGTCCGACATAATCTCGCTTCACGCCCCCCTCACGCCTGAAACGTACCACATGATAGACGAACGAGCCTTCGAGAAGATGAAGGAGGGAGTGATCATCGTGAACACCGCCAGGGGGGAGCTTATAGACACTGCCGCGCTCGTCAGGGCACTCGAGTCCGGCAAAGTCGCGGGCGCGGGGCTGGACGTGGTCGAGGGGGAGCCGATAGGGGCTGACCACCCTCTGTTGAGGTTTAATAACGTTGTTATTACGCCGCACATCGGCGCGAACACCAGGGAGGGCTTGAGGGGGATGGATGAGTCGAACGTTGACGCCATACTGAAAGTCATAAGAGGCGAGCCGCCTACCGAGTATCTGGTGAACCCGGAAGTTCTCAAGAGAGGCACGAGAGCTAAGCTGAGAGCTCCCGGAACAGAGGCTTCACTGCGCTGA
- a CDS encoding gluconokinase, with amino-acid sequence MPVLAVDIGTSTIKAAVVDFDRGILASASEEIPLTRPEPGAAEHDPQLLLNKFKSVVSKVAVEEVEALALSGYLFGLVPLGKGGTPLSGVITWLDRRPAEAVSRILERVSPRELYEKTGCPPLGIYQLAKIVWLRERKEKTYREAEAFLDAKGFIVYNLLGEKLMDRSSASGSQLLNIRKLEWEYELLEELGVDAEKLPELEDSVKVVGEIPADRARELGLRSSTPLVLGVFDGAAVSVGEGALGRGVASSHLSTSTMLRVAHSEPLVDRFDEMRFQTYYLFDGVWLPGGAVNSAGVVLRWFRDNMGQVERMVARTTGLDPYDLLAREAEAAPPGSGGLLFLPYISGERFPTFGNYATGVLFGLKEHHTRSHVVRSFMEGVMLNLRLVAEALRENGLQFSEVRVTGGGARSRLWLQIMADVLEVPVKASVKGDAALWGTSLLALKATGSISDVARAAEEKFTPDLEVKPDEENTAVYREAFRKFEKLLSAVKPLFRELSA; translated from the coding sequence ATGCCCGTCCTGGCAGTGGACATCGGTACAAGCACGATTAAGGCTGCAGTAGTTGACTTCGACAGAGGCATACTTGCGTCCGCCTCCGAGGAAATCCCTCTAACTAGACCGGAGCCGGGAGCGGCGGAGCACGATCCACAGCTCCTCCTGAATAAGTTCAAGAGCGTAGTCTCCAAGGTGGCGGTAGAGGAAGTTGAAGCACTAGCTCTTTCAGGGTACCTCTTCGGCCTTGTGCCGCTGGGTAAAGGCGGGACGCCGCTTTCCGGCGTAATTACCTGGCTGGACAGGCGGCCGGCTGAAGCGGTCAGCCGCATACTCGAGAGGGTCAGCCCGCGCGAGCTTTACGAGAAGACGGGATGCCCCCCGCTCGGGATCTACCAGCTCGCTAAGATTGTCTGGTTGAGGGAGAGGAAGGAGAAGACGTACCGGGAAGCTGAAGCATTCCTAGACGCTAAGGGGTTTATCGTCTACAACCTGCTGGGCGAGAAGTTGATGGACCGCAGCTCAGCTTCAGGGTCGCAGCTCCTCAACATCCGGAAGCTAGAGTGGGAGTACGAGCTGCTTGAAGAGTTAGGAGTAGACGCCGAGAAGCTCCCGGAGCTAGAAGACAGTGTGAAGGTCGTCGGGGAGATCCCAGCTGACAGGGCAAGAGAGCTGGGGTTGCGATCCAGCACACCCCTCGTCCTCGGGGTGTTTGACGGCGCTGCGGTCTCCGTGGGGGAGGGTGCTCTAGGGCGGGGCGTCGCCAGCTCCCACCTGTCGACGAGCACCATGCTTCGCGTTGCGCACAGCGAGCCCCTCGTCGACAGGTTCGATGAAATGAGGTTTCAAACCTACTACCTTTTCGACGGCGTCTGGCTGCCTGGAGGAGCAGTAAATAGCGCTGGCGTGGTTTTAAGGTGGTTCAGAGACAACATGGGCCAAGTTGAGAGGATGGTCGCGAGAACCACTGGACTTGACCCCTACGACCTCCTCGCGCGAGAGGCCGAGGCAGCGCCGCCCGGCTCAGGCGGGCTCCTGTTCTTACCCTACATCAGTGGGGAACGCTTCCCGACGTTCGGCAACTACGCTACAGGTGTGCTCTTCGGCCTTAAGGAGCACCATACACGGTCCCATGTTGTGAGGTCCTTCATGGAGGGAGTTATGCTGAACCTCAGGCTAGTGGCGGAAGCTTTGCGGGAGAACGGGCTGCAGTTCTCCGAAGTGCGTGTTACGGGAGGCGGCGCGAGGTCCAGGCTATGGCTGCAGATCATGGCCGATGTCCTAGAGGTGCCCGTGAAGGCTAGCGTGAAAGGCGATGCTGCGCTGTGGGGGACAAGCCTCCTGGCTTTGAAAGCCACTGGCAGCATATCCGACGTTGCGCGAGCAGCTGAAGAGAAATTTACCCCGGATTTAGAGGTGAAGCCCGATGAGGAAAACACCGCCGTCTACAGAGAAGCTTTCAGAAAGTTCGAGAAGCTTCTCAGCGCAGTGAAGCCTCTGTTCCGGGAGCTCTCAGCTTAG